In the Dolichospermum flos-aquae CCAP 1403/13F genome, GGCTGATAAAGTCACAGTCCGTCTGAAAGATGGTCGCACCTTTAAAGGTAAAGTTCAAGGCATTGATGAAGTTACAGATTTGGCTGTAGTTAAGATTAATGCTGGTAAGGATTTACCTGTTGCAGATTTAGGTAATTCTGATCATGTTCAGGTAGGAGATTGGGCGATCGCTGTGGGTAATCCGCTAGGATTTGATAATACCGTCACCTTGGGGATTGTCAGCACCCTCAAACGTTCCAGCGCTCAAGTAGGAATCAGTGATAAACGGTTAGACTTCATTCAAACTGACGCAGCTATTAACCCCGGTAACTCCGGTGGACCATTATTAAATGGTTTGGGAGAAGTGATTGGCATTAATACCGCAATTCGCGCCGATGCGATGGGGATTGGCTTTGCAATTCCTATTGATAAAGCTAAAGTAATCGCTGCTCAATTGCAACGTGATGGCAAAGTTGCTCATCCCTACTTAGGTGTGCAAATGGTGACACTAACACCGGAATTAGCAAAACAAAATAACAATGATCCTAATTCCATGTTTGCAATTCCTGAAGTCGCGGGTGTTTTAGTCATGCGGGTTGTTCCTAATTCTCCGGCTGCAACTGCGGGTATCCGTCGCGGAGATGTGATTTTGCAAATTAACAATAACCCTATTACTAGTGCTGAACAGTTGCAAGGCGTAGTAGAAGACAGTACCCTTGGTCAAGCGTTGCAAGTGAAGGTGCAAAGAGGTAATCAGACACAGATGCTTTCGGTTCGTACCGCTGAGTTGAAAGATATTTCTTAGTTAGTTTTGAATTTTGAAAATGGGGGTATGCGTAGGTATACCCCTGACTATATCTATTTCTGCTTTAATCGTCTAAGTGTAAAAGTTTGCGGTAAGAAGATTTAGGAAAATCGCTGATGCTATTTCGCTTATAGTTTTCCATTAGTTCAATTAAAAAACTAATAAATTCAAAACTTGGCATCATTACTTCATAAGTTAGTTCAGAGTCAGTCTCAAACTGAATCCGGCAAATGGTTAAATCTGAGGGTAAAGTGGCATCATTCCAAGTCGCAACAAAAGAAATATTCTTACCACCCTCAATTTTACGCTGTCCCTCCAACTGACGTGTTTTATAAAGACTGATGGCATAGGGTAATAAATTTCGCTTACTACCCTGAATATAAGGTAAATAGACGGTAGCTTGTTGTTGATTTGCAGGTTGGAGTTGATCAAAAGACGTATTACCAGACATTTTTGTAGATTCCTTCAATTATTCGCCATTTTTTGGGAGTTTGGGTTAAGCCAAGCCAAACCCAACCTCCGAATTCAGACTTTTTTTACTTTAGCTAAGGTATTGTCAAACTAAAGTGGCTGTGGCTTTGAGGGCAAAAATTTTCTCAATTATATCTTCAACTACCTGATCCGGTGTCGAAGCCCCAGAAGTAACCCCAACTTTAATTTTCCCTACTGGAAGCCAGTT is a window encoding:
- a CDS encoding HhoA/HhoB/HtrA family serine endopeptidase, yielding MRLSQMSRSIRKLSTHILAIFIGVMLTFTSLRVLPSAAEPGPNPVTESLMKIAQKPSPATAVIGSHSFVTAAVNRVGSAVVRIDTERTITRRNDPMMEDPFFRRFFGDSFPQQSPTEQLRGLGSGFIIDKSGVILTNAHVVDKADKVTVRLKDGRTFKGKVQGIDEVTDLAVVKINAGKDLPVADLGNSDHVQVGDWAIAVGNPLGFDNTVTLGIVSTLKRSSAQVGISDKRLDFIQTDAAINPGNSGGPLLNGLGEVIGINTAIRADAMGIGFAIPIDKAKVIAAQLQRDGKVAHPYLGVQMVTLTPELAKQNNNDPNSMFAIPEVAGVLVMRVVPNSPAATAGIRRGDVILQINNNPITSAEQLQGVVEDSTLGQALQVKVQRGNQTQMLSVRTAELKDIS
- the ebsA gene encoding type IV pilus biogenesis protein EbsA — its product is MSGNTSFDQLQPANQQQATVYLPYIQGSKRNLLPYAISLYKTRQLEGQRKIEGGKNISFVATWNDATLPSDLTICRIQFETDSELTYEVMMPSFEFISFLIELMENYKRNSISDFPKSSYRKLLHLDD